In the Cytobacillus pseudoceanisediminis genome, one interval contains:
- a CDS encoding zinc dependent phospholipase C family protein produces MSLQIQSFVKENSQYSVDTPTFSWANMKPDFIPNLAKRKHYIEESFDFVVDKILSLLKLPSYNLLDKNKRKRIDVEMGIICHFLTDFFASLIIRDGNLSIT; encoded by the coding sequence ATGTCTCTACAGATCCAATCGTTTGTTAAGGAAAATTCACAATACAGTGTAGATACACCCACTTTTTCTTGGGCAAATATGAAACCTGACTTTATACCTAATCTTGCAAAACGGAAACATTATATAGAAGAATCTTTTGACTTTGTTGTAGATAAAATTCTATCACTCCTTAAGTTACCTTCTTACAACCTATTAGATAAAAACAAGCGAAAAAGAATTGATGTTGAAATGGGTATTATCTGCCATTTCCTCACAGACTTTTTTGCGTCCCTCATAATCAGAGATGGGAATTTAAGCATCACATGA
- a CDS encoding peptidylprolyl isomerase, translating to MKKLLISLSTAGLLIGLSACSSSQGIDNEEVIAETKAGNISSDDLYIAMKEKYGEQALQELLYKKVLEDKYKVEKEELDKKVKEIKDQAGSNFEALLMQNNIKDEKELKEILKEQLLVEKAAIKDIKVTDKELKDSYENYKPEIKARHILLEDEKTAKDIKNRLDDGEKFEDLAKEFSKDPGSAENGGDLGWFGSGKMVPEFEEAAYALEVNKFSDPVKTQNGYHIIQVTEKKEKESFESMKKELEYQLKVSKLDNSKIEEVMKKEFEDAKVKINDKDLKGILETSSASK from the coding sequence ATGAAAAAACTGTTAATATCCTTATCAACAGCTGGGTTGCTTATTGGACTTAGTGCATGCAGCAGCTCACAAGGAATCGATAACGAGGAAGTGATCGCAGAAACAAAAGCAGGCAATATCTCCAGCGATGACCTTTACATCGCTATGAAAGAAAAGTACGGAGAGCAAGCCCTTCAGGAGCTGTTATACAAAAAAGTCCTAGAAGATAAATATAAAGTGGAAAAAGAGGAATTGGATAAAAAAGTAAAGGAAATCAAGGACCAGGCAGGATCAAACTTTGAAGCACTATTAATGCAAAATAATATTAAAGATGAAAAGGAACTGAAAGAAATCCTTAAGGAACAACTTCTTGTAGAAAAAGCGGCAATTAAAGATATAAAAGTTACAGATAAAGAACTAAAGGATAGTTATGAAAACTATAAACCTGAAATAAAAGCACGCCATATCCTTTTAGAGGATGAAAAAACTGCAAAAGATATCAAAAATAGGCTAGATGATGGAGAGAAGTTCGAAGATTTAGCCAAAGAATTTTCAAAGGATCCAGGTTCTGCGGAAAACGGTGGAGATCTAGGTTGGTTTGGATCGGGAAAAATGGTTCCAGAATTTGAAGAGGCCGCTTATGCCCTTGAAGTTAATAAATTTAGCGATCCGGTAAAAACTCAAAATGGTTACCATATTATTCAAGTTACTGAAAAGAAAGAGAAAGAGTCCTTTGAATCTATGAAAAAAGAGCTTGAATATCAATTGAAGGTATCTAAGTTAGATAATTCTAAAATTGAAGAAGTCATGAAAAAAGAATTTGAAGATGCTAAAGTGAAGATCAATGACAAGGACTTGAAAGGAATCCTTGAAACGTCAAGTGCTTCAAAATAA
- a CDS encoding heavy metal translocating P-type ATPase: MGKALASSKETYRLQGLSCTSCAAKFEKNIREIETVNDVQLNFGASKITIFGDATIQELEQAGSFDGIKVYPERQRVVQENESFWKKSENQKTLMSLLLLIAGYFSLYTIGEGHISTIAIFAASILVGGSGLIKEGLKNLTKLQFDMKTLMTIAVIGAAFIGEWSEGAVVVFLFAVSEALESYSMDKARQSIRSLMDIAPKKALIRRDNQEMEMDVEDIVVGDILIIKPGQKLAMDGEVVNGQSSINQAAITGESIPVLKTIGDEVFAGTLNEEGSLEVKVTKRVEDTTIAKIIHLVEEAQAERAPSQAFVEKFAKYYTPAIMSLAFLIAIIPPLFMGGDWSEWIYRGLAVLVVGCPCALVISTPVAIVTAIGNAAKKGVLIKGGIYLEEAGRIKVIAFDKTGTLTKGTPEVTDLKVLSEIDERKLVGISMAIEKFSQHPLASAIIRKAEQMGIFSNEFKAEDFQSITGKGAKAVVNGESYFIGSPKLFKEIIHLTSSVEEEIKRLQTQGKTVMLLGTETTIIGLIAVADQLRDSSRNVIRKLHDIGIEKTIMLTGDNKATGQAIGNSVGLTEVKAELMPQDKLSTINSLREQHGKVAMVGDGINDAPALASSTVGIAMGGAGTDTALETADIALMADDLNKLPYTIELSRRTLGIIKQNITFALGLKLLALVLIVPGWLTLWMAIFADMGATLIVVLNSMRLLKVKE; this comes from the coding sequence ATGGGGAAAGCACTGGCAAGTAGCAAGGAAACCTATCGATTACAAGGTCTTTCCTGTACGAGTTGTGCAGCTAAATTTGAAAAAAACATCCGGGAGATTGAAACAGTTAATGATGTGCAATTAAACTTCGGAGCATCAAAGATAACCATTTTTGGTGATGCGACTATCCAGGAGCTAGAACAGGCAGGATCCTTTGACGGAATCAAGGTGTATCCTGAACGTCAGAGAGTAGTTCAAGAAAATGAGTCTTTTTGGAAAAAAAGCGAAAATCAAAAAACACTGATGTCACTACTTTTGCTAATTGCCGGATACTTTTCCCTGTACACCATTGGGGAGGGCCATATAAGTACAATTGCAATCTTTGCGGCATCCATTTTAGTAGGTGGTTCTGGATTAATTAAAGAAGGTCTCAAAAACCTTACTAAGCTTCAATTCGATATGAAAACCCTTATGACGATTGCTGTTATAGGTGCAGCTTTTATAGGGGAATGGAGTGAAGGCGCTGTTGTTGTCTTTTTATTCGCCGTAAGCGAGGCACTGGAAAGTTATTCAATGGATAAAGCCCGTCAATCTATCCGCTCTCTAATGGACATTGCACCTAAAAAGGCATTAATCCGTAGGGACAATCAAGAAATGGAAATGGATGTTGAAGATATTGTTGTAGGCGACATCCTGATCATTAAGCCAGGCCAAAAGCTAGCTATGGATGGAGAAGTAGTAAATGGCCAATCTTCCATTAATCAAGCAGCCATTACAGGAGAATCTATTCCGGTTCTTAAGACTATTGGAGACGAAGTGTTTGCAGGAACTTTAAACGAAGAAGGCTCACTGGAAGTTAAGGTGACTAAACGAGTTGAAGATACTACCATTGCGAAAATTATCCACTTGGTAGAAGAAGCACAGGCAGAGCGCGCTCCATCTCAAGCATTTGTGGAGAAATTCGCTAAGTACTATACGCCGGCCATCATGTCGCTCGCATTTTTAATCGCAATTATTCCACCGTTATTTATGGGAGGAGACTGGTCCGAATGGATTTATCGAGGGTTAGCTGTACTTGTTGTCGGATGCCCATGTGCACTTGTTATTTCAACACCGGTTGCTATCGTTACTGCAATCGGAAATGCTGCCAAAAAGGGAGTATTGATTAAAGGCGGTATTTATCTTGAGGAAGCAGGACGCATCAAAGTCATTGCATTTGACAAAACTGGAACCCTAACAAAAGGAACACCAGAAGTAACAGACCTTAAAGTCTTAAGTGAAATAGACGAGAGAAAATTAGTAGGGATTTCTATGGCCATCGAAAAATTTTCACAGCATCCTTTAGCATCAGCTATCATCAGGAAGGCAGAACAGATGGGGATTTTTTCAAATGAATTTAAGGCCGAAGATTTTCAATCAATAACTGGAAAAGGTGCAAAAGCAGTGGTGAACGGTGAAAGTTATTTTATTGGAAGCCCCAAACTCTTTAAAGAAATAATACACCTCACCTCCTCTGTTGAAGAAGAGATAAAAAGATTGCAGACCCAAGGGAAAACAGTGATGCTCTTAGGAACTGAGACAACTATCATCGGACTGATTGCCGTTGCAGATCAGTTGAGGGACAGCAGCCGAAACGTGATTCGAAAATTACACGATATTGGTATAGAGAAAACCATTATGTTGACAGGTGACAATAAGGCAACTGGCCAGGCTATCGGTAATTCGGTTGGTTTAACCGAAGTAAAAGCTGAACTAATGCCTCAGGATAAATTAAGTACCATTAATTCATTAAGGGAACAACACGGGAAAGTCGCTATGGTCGGGGATGGAATAAACGATGCTCCAGCTTTAGCAAGCTCAACAGTTGGAATTGCGATGGGCGGAGCAGGTACAGATACAGCATTAGAGACTGCTGACATTGCATTAATGGCTGACGATTTAAATAAACTTCCATATACCATCGAGCTTAGCAGGAGAACCCTAGGGATTATTAAACAAAATATCACCTTTGCGTTAGGTTTAAAACTTCTTGCATTAGTCTTAATCGTTCCCGGCTGGCTGACCCTGTGGATGGCTATTTTTGCAGACATGGGTGCAACGCTTATAGTAGTATTAAATTCTATGAGACTTTTAAAAGTAAAAGAGTAA
- a CDS encoding ArsR/SmtB family transcription factor: MSDKVLNKSSQDTCETFCYDEEKVSRVSGRIDEIMGVEQLFKALSDSTRIKIAYALTLEEELCVCDVANIIGSSTATASHHLRLLRKMGLAKYRKEGKMVFYSLSDEHVHQLVSIALIHSKEGEGDGESTGK, encoded by the coding sequence ATGAGTGATAAAGTATTGAACAAATCTTCCCAAGATACATGTGAGACGTTTTGCTACGATGAAGAAAAGGTTAGCCGAGTAAGCGGGCGGATAGATGAGATAATGGGAGTAGAGCAACTGTTTAAGGCGCTATCCGATTCAACAAGAATAAAGATTGCATACGCACTTACACTTGAAGAAGAATTGTGTGTATGTGATGTGGCTAATATTATCGGATCCAGTACTGCCACCGCTTCCCACCATTTGCGTTTACTGCGTAAAATGGGCTTGGCTAAATATCGGAAAGAGGGAAAGATGGTATTTTACTCTTTATCAGATGAGCACGTCCATCAACTAGTTTCTATTGCTTTAATACACTCAAAGGAAGGTGAAGGAGATGGGGAAAGCACTGGCAAGTAG
- a CDS encoding copper resistance CopC family protein: MIKKLFLITFILFIVSVNNAFGHTGLESSSPQDGEVITAGPNDIKMTFETKVEQGSTFEVTNANGDSISIENITLSNNQMTGRLSNDLANGAYKVNWKIIGADGHPIEGQFSFSVNAPTTVDPTEENEDSGQKSTEKNKDDSDSLNEEEVQTGQEQTKPKTNWIPSLIGILIIAVIGSFLWIMRKGK, translated from the coding sequence ATGATTAAAAAGCTATTCTTAATTACCTTTATACTTTTTATCGTTTCTGTAAACAATGCCTTTGGGCATACAGGTTTAGAGAGCTCCAGTCCACAAGATGGAGAAGTCATTACAGCTGGACCAAATGACATAAAAATGACATTTGAAACAAAGGTTGAACAAGGGAGCACATTTGAAGTAACGAATGCAAATGGTGATTCGATTTCAATCGAGAACATCACTTTAAGCAATAATCAAATGACCGGAAGACTTTCAAACGATTTAGCTAACGGTGCTTATAAGGTTAATTGGAAGATAATTGGTGCAGATGGACATCCAATAGAAGGACAATTCTCATTTTCTGTAAACGCGCCAACAACGGTGGATCCTACTGAGGAAAATGAAGATAGCGGGCAAAAGAGCACAGAAAAAAATAAAGATGACTCAGATTCACTTAATGAAGAAGAAGTTCAAACAGGACAAGAGCAGACAAAGCCAAAAACTAATTGGATCCCTTCATTAATTGGAATTTTAATTATTGCAGTAATCGGAAGCTTTTTATGGATTATGAGAAAGGGAAAATAA
- a CDS encoding copper resistance D family protein, giving the protein MFIAGIITETLLYLCFSILIGAFLLSLVPFQSKPDIKVPKGILMAATGGVAVFSFVPVLQLILFLYQDIGMGQTFQSVLFTFEVGKAWIVTYLLSNLLFIYIIWFDYRRKRLFALIGIFITFLLILALGWSSHASSLDQWKGFIAHSTHFTAVSIWIGILITVSWFSKNHHNWLNFLKWFTPVALVCLMVTIGTGLVLTAFVIDYRDYTNAWMVPYGQALLIKHLLIIPLVLYAGINSVLIRRKLKADAEFNPVPWTRVESAVILMIFAVTAALGQQSPPHDIEVTVKSGVSKLFALFYQGQIDSAMPVQMTANITGISLGVVAILFLALTLLSYIKRSSAALSFLMSILFVVSAYLSLLLSIK; this is encoded by the coding sequence ATGTTTATTGCAGGTATCATAACTGAAACCCTTTTATATCTATGTTTTTCCATTTTAATTGGAGCCTTTCTATTATCCTTAGTGCCATTTCAGTCTAAACCTGATATAAAAGTGCCTAAAGGTATTTTGATGGCTGCGACAGGTGGGGTAGCAGTATTTTCCTTTGTTCCAGTATTGCAATTGATTTTATTTCTTTACCAAGACATTGGAATGGGACAAACCTTTCAATCTGTTCTTTTTACTTTTGAAGTTGGCAAAGCATGGATTGTAACCTATCTTCTATCGAATCTATTATTTATTTATATCATCTGGTTTGACTATAGAAGGAAGCGATTATTTGCGTTAATCGGTATTTTCATTACATTCTTATTGATTTTAGCGCTTGGGTGGTCAAGCCATGCTAGCTCCCTGGACCAGTGGAAAGGTTTTATTGCACATTCGACCCACTTTACTGCTGTTAGTATCTGGATTGGAATCCTGATTACTGTCAGCTGGTTCTCAAAAAATCATCATAACTGGCTGAACTTCTTAAAATGGTTTACGCCTGTTGCTCTCGTATGTTTAATGGTAACCATAGGAACTGGTCTGGTATTAACGGCGTTTGTAATTGATTATAGAGATTATACAAATGCCTGGATGGTTCCATATGGCCAAGCGTTGTTAATCAAACATTTACTGATTATACCTTTAGTATTGTACGCGGGCATTAATAGTGTCCTAATCAGAAGGAAATTAAAAGCAGATGCAGAGTTTAACCCAGTCCCCTGGACAAGGGTTGAAAGTGCAGTGATATTAATGATTTTTGCAGTTACAGCCGCATTGGGACAGCAATCGCCTCCTCATGATATTGAGGTGACAGTTAAAAGCGGCGTCTCCAAACTATTTGCCTTGTTCTATCAAGGCCAGATTGATTCTGCCATGCCTGTCCAAATGACGGCAAACATAACTGGTATATCTCTCGGAGTAGTAGCTATTCTGTTTCTTGCTTTAACTTTACTTTCCTATATTAAGAGGTCTTCAGCTGCCCTTTCATTTCTAATGAGCATATTGTTTGTTGTTTCTGCCTATCTATCATTGCTTTTAAGCATTAAATAG
- a CDS encoding DsbA family protein — MSKKIQSPMKLIMVITLLVFAMIAALVVINNMKSEQNASPSFEEGPSIEGQPVLGKSDAPVTVVEFGDFKCPACKAWGQNIFPKLVEDYVDTGKVKFSYINVLFHGDESKLGSVAAEAVYKQNPDSYWEFNKALFNAQPDEDHDSLWITMEKIKEVASSIPGIDSDQLEKDIQSQEVIDEVNNDSALVEKFKVKQTPSIMVNGTMLEDPFDYEKIKSLIDQALEDK, encoded by the coding sequence ATGTCAAAGAAAATTCAGTCCCCTATGAAATTGATTATGGTTATAACTTTGCTGGTTTTTGCGATGATTGCAGCTTTAGTGGTCATCAATAATATGAAATCTGAACAAAATGCTTCCCCTAGTTTTGAGGAAGGCCCATCCATTGAAGGACAGCCAGTATTAGGAAAATCGGATGCTCCTGTAACGGTCGTAGAGTTTGGTGATTTTAAATGTCCCGCTTGCAAGGCTTGGGGACAAAATATCTTTCCAAAGCTTGTAGAAGACTATGTTGACACTGGTAAAGTTAAGTTTTCTTACATCAACGTTCTATTTCATGGAGATGAATCCAAGCTAGGTTCAGTAGCCGCGGAAGCAGTTTATAAACAAAATCCAGACAGCTATTGGGAATTTAATAAAGCCCTTTTTAATGCGCAACCTGATGAAGACCATGATTCTTTATGGATAACAATGGAAAAAATTAAGGAGGTTGCTAGCTCAATTCCTGGGATTGATTCTGACCAGTTAGAAAAAGATATCCAAAGCCAAGAAGTCATTGATGAGGTAAATAACGATTCAGCGCTTGTGGAGAAGTTTAAAGTAAAGCAGACACCAAGTATTATGGTAAATGGCACAATGCTTGAAGATCCATTTGATTATGAGAAAATAAAGAGTCTAATAGACCAGGCATTAGAGGATAAATAA
- a CDS encoding disulfide oxidoreductase gives MKELNVNQANMYLAWIVALTATLGSLYFSEIRGFIPCELCWYQRILMYPLALILGVGTFQNDLSVKKFVLPMAAIGWCISFYHYLVQKVPGFAPIKPCVNGVPCSAQYINWFGIITIPFLALTAFTIIIYLMIFIKQKKN, from the coding sequence ATGAAAGAACTTAACGTAAATCAAGCAAACATGTATTTGGCATGGATTGTTGCTTTGACTGCAACCCTTGGCAGCCTTTATTTTAGTGAAATACGGGGGTTCATCCCCTGTGAGCTATGCTGGTACCAGCGAATTCTTATGTACCCGCTCGCCTTGATTCTGGGGGTAGGCACTTTCCAAAATGACCTTTCTGTCAAAAAGTTTGTGCTCCCGATGGCGGCTATTGGATGGTGTATTTCCTTTTATCATTACCTTGTTCAAAAAGTGCCGGGATTTGCCCCTATCAAGCCTTGCGTGAATGGAGTTCCCTGCAGTGCACAATATATTAACTGGTTTGGGATTATCACGATTCCATTTTTAGCCCTTACTGCTTTTACAATCATCATCTATCTAATGATTTTTATTAAGCAAAAGAAGAACTAG
- a CDS encoding capping complex subunit for YIEGIA, producing the protein MGRESTQKPNYEILAFITTNKERVLGGKPLMLLAKDEKDAESLTVDIAKAMKADVVQMKSGDYLVLRV; encoded by the coding sequence TTGGGACGCGAATCAACACAAAAGCCTAATTATGAAATATTAGCATTTATAACCACTAATAAAGAAAGGGTGCTGGGAGGAAAACCACTGATGCTACTCGCCAAGGATGAGAAAGATGCTGAATCTCTAACTGTAGATATCGCTAAAGCTATGAAAGCAGATGTTGTGCAAATGAAGTCAGGGGATTACCTGGTACTTCGAGTATAA
- a CDS encoding YIEGIA family protein has protein sequence MKDGIISTDQIVLITTAIVVGTLARVLTIKEDYRQYPSYPNGYLTHLITGFVAAALGAVAIPALMTKNFVAVTFLTLAIQQFRDVRKTERDSLKDLENTEATYRGDAYIDGIAKTFEARNYFALIVSFSTGLTIQLINNDTPWINVVCGVIVGFFVFYVLKRFSKGKTVGDIADIKEGKVEIRDSELFVDDIYVSDQLGTENARKLFEKEGIAIVIYPREEHFRITLDNYGQRQAILFEATRSIGVKRYHFTRKDYEAGRVVITLVPIVKDINKLIETVKETPLLESSKKSHAVMKTNLTGRE, from the coding sequence ATGAAAGACGGAATTATTTCAACAGACCAAATTGTATTAATAACTACTGCAATTGTAGTTGGAACACTAGCAAGAGTTTTAACCATTAAAGAAGACTATCGGCAATATCCTAGCTATCCAAATGGCTATTTAACACATCTTATCACTGGATTTGTTGCAGCAGCTTTAGGAGCGGTTGCTATTCCGGCTTTAATGACTAAAAACTTTGTTGCGGTAACTTTCTTGACACTGGCTATACAGCAGTTCAGGGATGTACGGAAGACCGAAAGGGATAGTTTAAAAGACCTTGAGAATACTGAAGCAACTTATAGAGGGGATGCTTATATTGATGGTATCGCCAAGACCTTTGAAGCAAGGAACTACTTTGCTTTAATTGTCTCATTTTCAACAGGTCTCACAATTCAGCTAATTAACAATGATACGCCTTGGATTAATGTAGTGTGTGGGGTGATTGTCGGCTTTTTTGTATTTTATGTTTTGAAGCGTTTTTCAAAAGGAAAAACTGTTGGCGATATTGCGGATATTAAGGAAGGAAAAGTGGAGATAAGAGATTCTGAACTATTTGTAGACGACATTTATGTTTCGGATCAGCTTGGAACTGAGAATGCTCGTAAACTGTTCGAAAAAGAGGGCATTGCGATTGTTATTTATCCACGCGAAGAACATTTTCGAATTACACTCGATAATTATGGTCAAAGGCAAGCCATATTATTTGAAGCTACCAGGTCAATAGGCGTAAAGAGATATCACTTCACACGGAAAGACTATGAGGCAGGAAGAGTGGTGATCACGTTAGTTCCTATTGTAAAAGACATTAATAAATTGATTGAAACAGTAAAGGAGACTCCACTACTTGAAAGTTCTAAGAAAAGTCATGCAGTAATGAAAACTAATTTAACAGGGAGAGAGTAA
- the resA gene encoding thiol-disulfide oxidoreductase ResA, producing the protein MKRKRLIIRSVILILLFGAVGYTLYANFTKDKTVIAEGTAAPDFSLETLDGERIKLSDLRGKGVFLNFWGTWCKPCEKEMPYMENQYKKFKDKGVEILAVNIDESDFSVSTFVKRHNLTFPILMDRGSVVTELYNIGPIPTTILIDKSGKVVKVLTGTMTEEDISNYMESIAP; encoded by the coding sequence ATGAAAAGAAAAAGACTTATTATTCGAAGTGTGATTTTAATCCTGCTTTTTGGTGCTGTCGGATATACTCTTTATGCGAACTTTACAAAAGACAAGACTGTGATTGCAGAAGGAACAGCTGCCCCTGACTTTTCATTAGAGACACTGGATGGAGAGCGGATAAAATTATCTGATTTAAGAGGAAAAGGAGTCTTTTTGAACTTTTGGGGAACTTGGTGTAAGCCATGTGAAAAAGAAATGCCATATATGGAGAATCAGTATAAAAAGTTTAAAGATAAAGGAGTAGAAATTCTGGCTGTTAATATTGATGAAAGTGATTTTTCTGTTTCAACATTTGTGAAAAGACATAATTTAACGTTTCCGATACTGATGGATCGTGGGAGTGTTGTAACGGAATTATACAATATTGGTCCTATCCCCACTACAATATTAATAGACAAAAGTGGGAAAGTTGTTAAAGTATTAACCGGCACAATGACGGAGGAAGATATTAGCAATTACATGGAGTCGATTGCTCCTTAG
- a CDS encoding cytochrome c biogenesis CcdA family protein: MDLNLFLAFGAGLLSFISPCSLPLYPAFISYITGISVNDLKSKRAQFFKSNAFFHTLLFLVGFSIIFLALGWSSSLIGVLFIQYKDLLEQIGAIIIFFFGLIMVGVLKFDFLMMDHKVQFKKKPAGFLGSILIGMGFAAGWTPCTGPILAAVFALGITNPGQGLLYMAVYCLGFSIPFLFMSMFIDKLTFFKRHSDSLMKAGGIIMILMGVILYFNWLTKLISVITNSLFGGFTGF, translated from the coding sequence ATGGATTTAAATTTGTTCTTAGCATTTGGAGCTGGTTTGCTGTCCTTTATCTCACCATGCTCTCTTCCCTTATATCCTGCATTTATTTCCTATATAACGGGTATATCCGTTAATGACCTTAAAAGTAAAAGAGCCCAATTCTTTAAAAGCAATGCATTCTTTCATACTTTATTATTTTTGGTCGGCTTTTCGATTATTTTCTTGGCGTTAGGATGGTCAAGTTCTCTAATCGGTGTACTGTTTATTCAATATAAAGATTTGTTGGAGCAAATAGGAGCCATCATTATTTTCTTTTTCGGTCTTATTATGGTAGGTGTGCTGAAGTTTGATTTTCTGATGATGGACCATAAGGTGCAATTTAAGAAGAAACCAGCAGGGTTTTTAGGATCAATATTAATAGGAATGGGGTTTGCAGCTGGATGGACACCTTGTACAGGGCCTATTTTGGCAGCTGTTTTTGCTCTTGGAATCACTAATCCAGGGCAGGGCTTGTTGTATATGGCTGTATATTGTCTTGGATTTTCCATACCTTTTCTATTTATGTCAATGTTTATAGATAAACTGACATTCTTTAAAAGGCACAGTGATTCACTTATGAAGGCTGGTGGGATTATAATGATACTAATGGGTGTTATTTTATATTTCAATTGGCTTACAAAATTAATCTCCGTCATTACAAACAGCCTTTTTGGCGGTTTTACTGGTTTTTAA
- a CDS encoding N-acetylmuramoyl-L-alanine amidase: MKRLLILLFTATFLLFTFASPGSAESFSDLGVNHRAEREINYLKIGDIVSGTSATRFSPNKQVTRGEAAAMIGRALQYSSGNSSTNFKDVSSSYFASGYINDAYKNGILSGYPDGTFRPNKSVTRGEMALMLNRAFNLGGSNTSSSGTVLMNLGIAQGYPDGTFGLNKTLIRSDFAVFLARSINEELRTRRASVSFSKKALVNADVLNVRSGPSIKYPVVNKLETGTQVNIGYSIGKWAYISVGGSKGFVHQDYLSINSLQGSSGTKNPLSDETIIIDPGHGYPDTGASGYGIYEKDVVLDTALRLNTYIKKSPFAVVMTRDRDTKIELKDRVSKAQNANGDLFVSIHANSFNGSGHGTETYYYSASQNPNVNQSKAAAKYIQNRLLEAWELNDRGVKNGDFHVIRENSMPAVLVELGFIDNKTDNDKLRSPQWRELAAKAIYLGILDYYHHYQKKDVASLYQQLGASPSEKLH; encoded by the coding sequence ATGAAACGTTTGTTAATTCTCTTGTTTACTGCTACTTTTCTATTGTTTACATTCGCATCGCCTGGAAGTGCCGAATCATTCTCAGATTTAGGAGTGAATCATAGGGCTGAAAGAGAAATAAATTACTTAAAAATTGGAGATATTGTAAGCGGAACAAGCGCTACCCGATTTTCGCCAAATAAGCAAGTTACAAGGGGAGAGGCTGCTGCTATGATTGGACGAGCTTTGCAGTATAGCTCAGGAAATAGTTCTACCAATTTCAAGGATGTGTCCTCAAGTTATTTTGCCTCAGGGTACATCAATGATGCATACAAAAACGGGATTCTTTCGGGTTATCCTGATGGTACTTTTAGACCTAACAAGTCAGTAACAAGGGGTGAGATGGCACTTATGTTAAACCGGGCATTTAACCTCGGTGGGTCTAATACGAGTTCATCAGGAACAGTTCTTATGAACCTTGGAATAGCACAAGGATACCCTGATGGAACATTTGGTCTTAATAAAACACTTATACGATCAGATTTTGCTGTGTTTTTAGCTAGGTCAATCAATGAAGAGTTAAGAACTAGGAGAGCGTCTGTTTCTTTTTCAAAAAAGGCACTAGTGAATGCTGATGTACTCAATGTCAGAAGCGGCCCTTCTATAAAGTATCCAGTTGTCAATAAGCTCGAAACAGGAACGCAAGTAAATATTGGTTATTCCATTGGAAAATGGGCTTATATATCTGTAGGGGGTTCAAAAGGTTTCGTACATCAAGATTACTTAAGTATAAATAGTTTACAAGGTTCATCTGGAACAAAAAATCCACTCAGTGATGAGACGATAATTATCGATCCCGGGCATGGTTATCCCGATACGGGGGCATCTGGGTATGGGATATATGAAAAAGATGTTGTACTAGATACTGCTTTAAGGTTAAATACCTATATTAAAAAGTCTCCTTTTGCTGTAGTGATGACCAGAGACAGGGACACAAAAATTGAATTAAAAGATCGTGTATCTAAAGCCCAAAATGCTAATGGCGATTTATTTGTAAGCATCCATGCAAACTCATTTAACGGTTCAGGCCATGGAACTGAGACATATTACTATTCTGCTTCACAAAATCCAAATGTTAATCAGAGTAAAGCAGCAGCTAAGTATATCCAAAATAGGTTATTGGAAGCATGGGAGTTAAATGACAGAGGGGTGAAAAACGGGGATTTTCATGTAATCAGAGAAAATTCAATGCCCGCGGTGCTAGTTGAACTCGGATTCATTGATAATAAAACTGATAATGACAAGCTTCGGTCCCCTCAATGGAGAGAACTGGCTGCAAAAGCTATTTATTTGGGAATCCTGGACTATTACCATCATTATCAAAAGAAGGACGTAGCATCTTTATACCAGCAATTGGGAGCAAGTCCCTCAGAGAAGCTCCATTAA